A portion of the Pedobacter cryoconitis genome contains these proteins:
- a CDS encoding glycoside hydrolase family 10 protein, translating into MLKKIVFAILTTLITPIFIYAQTAAKIAPKREFRGVWVATVTNIDWPSRPGLSVDEQKQELIALLDQHKRNGMNAIMLQVRPAADAFYRKSREPWSQWLMGKQGVAPSPGYDPLEFAISEAHFRGMELHAWFNPYRASMSANTVFSEDHMTKKRPDMFFTYGGKKQFDPGLPEVREYIVQVILDVVKGYDVDGIHFDDYFYPYPIAGQRINDGATFSKYSNGFTNLNDWRRNNVDLLIKQLDDSIHHYKKYVKFGISPFGIWKNRKEDPEGSETHGLSNFTELYADSRKWIKEGWVDYINPQVYFSFTRKAAPFDTLVDWWSNNTYGRHLYIGQAAYLMNQRMEAAWRDPSQIPDQIRYMRENNRVQGSVFFSSKSFSTVARATADSLRNDLYKYPALPPQMPWLDEIVPNIPQGLTAEAVGVGVQLKWSAPLRAEDGETASGYVIYRFDEGEKISVVNPKNIVKISFNDIPSFLDTNTIKGRRYTYLVTALDRLKNESDASGPVGVETK; encoded by the coding sequence ATGCTGAAAAAGATTGTTTTTGCAATTCTAACAACTTTAATTACCCCAATTTTTATCTATGCACAAACAGCAGCAAAAATTGCTCCAAAAAGGGAGTTCAGAGGGGTTTGGGTTGCAACTGTTACGAATATTGACTGGCCTTCAAGACCAGGCCTTAGTGTGGATGAACAAAAGCAGGAGCTCATTGCACTGCTTGATCAGCATAAAAGAAACGGAATGAATGCTATTATGCTGCAGGTGAGGCCAGCAGCCGATGCATTCTACCGTAAATCAAGAGAGCCCTGGAGTCAATGGCTAATGGGTAAACAAGGTGTTGCGCCAAGTCCTGGATATGATCCTTTGGAGTTTGCAATTTCAGAAGCACACTTCCGTGGCATGGAGTTGCATGCATGGTTTAACCCATATCGGGCAAGTATGAGTGCAAATACGGTCTTTAGTGAAGATCATATGACCAAAAAAAGGCCGGATATGTTTTTTACTTATGGTGGAAAGAAACAATTCGATCCGGGGTTACCTGAGGTCAGAGAATATATAGTGCAAGTTATTCTGGATGTGGTTAAGGGTTACGATGTAGATGGAATTCACTTTGATGATTACTTTTATCCTTATCCTATTGCGGGGCAGCGTATCAATGACGGCGCTACCTTTAGCAAGTACTCCAATGGATTTACGAATCTGAATGATTGGAGAAGAAATAATGTTGACTTGCTGATTAAACAACTGGATGATAGTATTCACCATTATAAAAAGTATGTGAAATTCGGGATCAGTCCATTTGGGATCTGGAAAAACAGGAAAGAAGATCCGGAAGGATCTGAAACACACGGTCTCTCTAACTTTACTGAACTCTATGCCGATTCCAGGAAATGGATTAAAGAAGGCTGGGTAGATTATATCAATCCACAGGTCTATTTCAGTTTTACCAGGAAAGCTGCACCGTTTGATACTTTAGTAGACTGGTGGAGTAACAATACTTACGGCAGACACCTTTATATCGGACAGGCTGCTTACCTGATGAACCAACGCATGGAAGCAGCATGGAGAGACCCAAGTCAGATTCCGGACCAGATCAGATATATGCGGGAGAATAACCGGGTGCAGGGAAGTGTGTTCTTTAGTTCCAAATCATTTTCTACAGTAGCAAGGGCAACTGCAGATTCTCTGAGGAATGATTTATACAAATATCCGGCACTTCCTCCACAAATGCCATGGCTGGACGAGATTGTACCAAACATACCACAAGGTTTAACTGCTGAGGCGGTAGGTGTGGGTGTACAGCTTAAATGGTCAGCCCCATTAAGAGCTGAAGATGGGGAAACGGCTTCGGGCTATGTAATTTACCGGTTTGATGAAGGAGAAAAAATCAGCGTGGTTAACCCTAAGAATATTGTTAAAATCAGTTTCAATGATATTCCGTCCTTTCTGGATACCAATACTATTAAAGGAAGAAGATATACTTATCTCGTTACAGCGCTTGACAGGTTGAAAAATGAGAGCGATGCAAGTGGCCCGGTAGGGGTCGAGACTAAATAA
- a CDS encoding menaquinone biosynthesis family protein, with protein sequence MKLSLGFSPCPNDTFIFDALIHHKIDTEGLEFEVFFDDVETLNQKALRSELDITKLSFHAFAHVAEKYALLDAGSALGFGVGPLLICKNEDLIGSERLTQKDSTLSVAIPGELTTANFLLGIAFPNLLNKQVMVFSEIQDALLNQRIDLGLIIHENRFTYTEKGLHKIVDLGSYWEELTGCAIPLGGIVINRKLDHGIQLKVNRLIRKSVEFAFQNPKSGIDFIAAHAQEMEEAVMYKHIDLYVNKYSVDLGIEGRKAIDILFKMAREKGIIPEINQTLYVTN encoded by the coding sequence ATGAAACTTTCACTCGGCTTTTCTCCTTGTCCAAACGATACTTTTATTTTTGACGCATTAATTCATCATAAAATTGATACAGAGGGCCTGGAGTTCGAAGTATTCTTTGATGATGTAGAAACCTTAAATCAAAAGGCATTACGTTCAGAACTGGATATTACGAAGCTGAGTTTTCATGCTTTTGCGCATGTAGCAGAAAAATATGCATTGCTGGATGCCGGAAGTGCATTGGGCTTCGGAGTTGGCCCTTTATTAATTTGCAAAAATGAAGATTTAATTGGCAGTGAACGCTTAACGCAAAAAGATTCTACTTTGAGTGTGGCTATTCCCGGCGAACTGACTACTGCAAATTTCCTGTTGGGCATTGCTTTTCCCAATTTGCTCAATAAACAGGTAATGGTTTTCTCAGAGATCCAGGATGCCCTGTTAAATCAGCGCATTGATCTTGGTCTTATTATTCATGAGAACCGTTTTACCTATACAGAAAAGGGATTACATAAAATAGTTGACCTGGGTAGTTACTGGGAAGAACTGACAGGCTGCGCAATCCCGCTGGGAGGCATCGTAATTAACCGTAAACTTGATCACGGGATACAGCTGAAAGTAAATCGCCTGATCCGTAAATCTGTAGAATTTGCTTTCCAAAACCCAAAATCAGGAATTGACTTTATTGCTGCCCATGCACAGGAAATGGAAGAAGCAGTCATGTATAAACACATCGATTTATATGTCAACAAATATTCTGTTGATTTAGGTATTGAAGGCAGAAAAGCGATAGATATCCTGTTCAAAATGGCCCGGGAAAAAGGAATTATCCCTGAGATTAATCAAACCCTTTACGTAACTAATTAA
- a CDS encoding ABC transporter permease, with product MNTALYIARRYLFAKKSTNAINIISTISVLGVFVGSAALIIVLSVFNGFEDVVLKMFNTITPQLVIAPAEGKTFDPHSVFFTELKSAKEVYSFTEVLSENALLRYRDKQSVGMVKGVSTSYLKNKSLDSITVQGKFILQTEAGPNAVIGSALQNYLMVNTNDPFTQLQVFSPKKGLKTSSVNPADDFMDLYIPVSGIFEVQQDFDNIAIVPLSFARKLLNEEIKVSSIELNLQKGVDPDVFKAKIAQQLGKKYVVKDRVEQNKALYNILSTEKWAVYIILTFILIIAIFNIIGSLTMLVIDKLKDIAILSSLGAGKGLIRKIFLFEGMMITLAGCVFGLFVGLVFCLLQQKFGLIKMSQENLLMSNAYPIGLKWKDFLLVFITVSIFSFMASALSSNLSVKNINHLNQDL from the coding sequence TTGAACACAGCCCTTTATATTGCCCGCAGGTACCTTTTTGCTAAAAAGTCTACCAATGCTATAAATATCATCTCTACTATATCAGTGCTGGGTGTTTTTGTAGGCAGTGCGGCATTGATTATTGTTTTATCAGTATTCAATGGATTTGAAGATGTTGTGCTGAAGATGTTCAATACCATTACCCCGCAACTGGTGATTGCACCTGCGGAGGGAAAAACCTTCGATCCGCACAGTGTTTTCTTTACAGAGCTTAAATCTGCAAAAGAAGTCTATTCCTTTACCGAAGTGCTCTCTGAGAATGCTTTGCTAAGATATCGTGATAAACAATCTGTAGGAATGGTTAAAGGCGTAAGTACGTCTTATCTTAAGAATAAAAGTCTGGATAGTATTACTGTACAAGGGAAATTTATATTGCAAACGGAGGCAGGTCCCAATGCGGTGATTGGCTCTGCGCTGCAAAACTATTTAATGGTGAATACCAATGACCCATTTACACAATTGCAAGTCTTTTCTCCTAAAAAAGGACTGAAAACGAGTTCTGTGAATCCGGCTGATGATTTTATGGATCTGTATATTCCTGTATCAGGCATTTTTGAAGTACAGCAGGATTTTGATAACATTGCGATCGTACCGTTAAGTTTCGCCAGAAAATTATTAAACGAAGAAATTAAAGTCTCTTCGATAGAGCTTAATTTACAAAAAGGAGTAGATCCGGATGTTTTTAAAGCGAAAATTGCACAACAGCTGGGCAAGAAATACGTTGTTAAAGACAGGGTGGAGCAAAACAAAGCATTATATAATATTTTGAGTACCGAAAAGTGGGCAGTATATATCATTTTAACATTTATTCTGATCATTGCCATCTTCAATATTATTGGGTCACTGACCATGCTGGTTATTGATAAGCTGAAAGATATTGCCATATTGAGCAGCCTGGGAGCTGGAAAAGGCCTTATTAGAAAGATATTTCTTTTCGAAGGAATGATGATCACTTTAGCAGGCTGTGTTTTTGGTCTTTTTGTCGGGCTGGTTTTTTGTTTATTGCAGCAGAAATTCGGGTTGATCAAAATGTCACAGGAGAATCTGCTGATGAGTAACGCCTACCCAATCGGCCTTAAATGGAAAGATTTTTTATTAGTATTCATCACAGTGAGTATTTTCTCGTTTATGGCATCAGCTTTGTCATCTAATTTGAGCGTGAAGAATATTAATCACTTAAATCAAGATCTTTAA
- a CDS encoding MBL fold metallo-hydrolase — MITLKQFTFNPYQENTYVLYDETGECVIIDPGMHDGREQNMLTSWIKETKLKPVLLLNTHCHIDHVFGNKFVFDTWGLKPQFHKGELYILQAVPGYAPQMGLNYELSPEPEVFLEETGTVTFGNSELELIFAPGHSPAHLCFYAKEDGFIVGGDVLFYTSIGRTDLPGGNHQQLIANIREKLFILPDHVEVFPGHGHLTTIGFEKLNNPFLK, encoded by the coding sequence ATGATTACTCTTAAGCAATTTACATTCAATCCATACCAGGAAAATACTTATGTTTTATATGATGAAACAGGGGAATGCGTAATTATTGACCCGGGAATGCACGATGGCAGGGAGCAGAATATGCTGACCAGCTGGATTAAGGAAACCAAGCTGAAACCAGTGCTGTTGTTAAATACCCACTGCCATATAGATCATGTTTTTGGCAATAAGTTTGTATTTGATACCTGGGGTTTAAAACCGCAATTTCATAAAGGAGAGTTGTATATTCTTCAGGCAGTACCGGGATACGCTCCACAAATGGGCTTAAATTATGAGCTTTCACCAGAACCAGAGGTCTTTTTAGAAGAAACAGGAACAGTGACTTTTGGAAATAGTGAGTTAGAGTTGATTTTTGCGCCTGGTCATTCTCCGGCACATTTGTGTTTTTATGCTAAAGAGGATGGGTTTATTGTTGGCGGTGATGTTTTATTCTATACTTCAATTGGCCGGACAGATTTGCCAGGTGGTAATCATCAGCAATTGATAGCTAATATCAGAGAGAAGCTATTTATCCTGCCAGACCATGTAGAAGTATTTCCAGGTCATGGCCATCTGACTACAATCGGCTTTGAAAAACTAAACAATCCTTTTTTAAAATAA
- a CDS encoding 6-carboxytetrahydropterin synthase, whose translation MIYITRKESFNAAHKLARPDWSDDHNLEVFGKCANPNWHGHNYQLFVTVKGEINPETGFLVDLKWMKEIINEHIIDKLDHRNLNLDVDFMKDKLASTENLVIAVWDQLLPHIQQGGAILHCVKIYETENNFVEYFG comes from the coding sequence ATGATTTATATAACCCGCAAAGAATCTTTCAACGCCGCACATAAATTAGCAAGACCAGACTGGTCAGATGATCATAACCTGGAAGTTTTTGGCAAATGCGCCAACCCTAACTGGCATGGTCATAATTATCAGCTATTTGTTACCGTAAAGGGAGAAATAAACCCGGAAACAGGTTTTTTAGTTGACCTGAAATGGATGAAAGAAATTATCAATGAGCATATCATTGACAAACTTGACCATAGAAATCTCAATCTGGATGTAGATTTCATGAAAGACAAACTGGCTTCAACAGAAAACCTGGTGATTGCAGTTTGGGACCAATTACTGCCACATATTCAACAAGGTGGTGCAATATTGCATTGCGTTAAAATTTACGAAACTGAAAACAACTTTGTAGAGTACTTCGGTTAA
- the folE gene encoding GTP cyclohydrolase I FolE encodes MENNTQDAFDEENEGYVKIDRYNTAKTASISSHYTDILTQLGEDPQREGLLKTPERVAKSLQYLTHGYAIKPAEILRSAMFKEDYSQMVVVKDIEVYSMCEHHMLPFFGKAHIAYIPNGHIVGLSKIPRVVDAFARRLQVQERLTNEIRDCIQETLNPAGVAVVIECQHLCMAMRGIQKQNSVTTTSAFTGEFAKDKTRAEFLRLITARLH; translated from the coding sequence ATGGAAAATAATACACAAGATGCCTTCGATGAAGAAAACGAAGGGTATGTTAAAATAGATCGTTACAATACAGCAAAAACAGCTTCTATTTCCAGTCACTATACAGATATATTGACTCAGCTGGGAGAAGATCCTCAGCGTGAGGGTTTATTAAAAACACCTGAGCGTGTGGCTAAGTCATTGCAATATCTGACCCATGGTTATGCTATTAAACCAGCTGAAATTTTGCGTTCGGCAATGTTTAAAGAAGATTACAGCCAGATGGTTGTGGTCAAGGACATTGAGGTTTATTCTATGTGTGAACATCATATGCTGCCTTTCTTTGGAAAAGCGCATATCGCTTATATTCCAAATGGCCATATTGTTGGTTTAAGTAAGATTCCACGTGTAGTTGATGCTTTTGCAAGAAGATTACAGGTGCAGGAAAGACTGACTAATGAAATCAGAGATTGTATCCAGGAAACTTTAAACCCTGCAGGAGTAGCGGTAGTGATCGAATGCCAGCATTTGTGTATGGCAATGAGAGGGATACAAAAACAAAATTCAGTGACAACAACCTCAGCTTTTACAGGAGAATTTGCCAAAGATAAAACGAGGGCAGAGTTTTTGAGGTTAATAACAGCACGGTTACATTAG
- a CDS encoding sensor histidine kinase, with protein sequence MILGICCIATALSLKHSITEKDLLQHEAGKLQENLALNEQTVYDFLADAQQLERAKQFHLNETFALNYISSFGAKGINILTYDHSVLKFWSSYKAIPPNLNKVKEGSSFLQLANGWYEAIKKTEGSYTLIFLIDVKDQFSIQNRYLKNGIVKELSSSNSLALASFMDEQVNGIMNLDGKLLFEVKLKPNYTESVYSTIQIWLWIVGLFSFALFVNSFCSRLAKRGYLIPATLLLIAFFLGVRVTDLEYGWYNHQFSLEIFSPAIYAESFFLPSLGDFLLNVLSITWVVLFMFTYKDAYKLPQWMIRSKVAGVFFHVLLLLLFSGIAFLMNEVFFGLIYNSKINFDITNIINLSWLSWVCIIILCLVWFNVYLLANICIELTRQLNVSNKERLILFLTMFALYFVYMLCTDFTAFFIAYALFLFIISYNSYIQKNKFSIGVFAAVFFCLAFVSSIKYLKFNDIKERSNRYVIAQKLQSSDDPKVINSIESLGNGISNDLFITDYFKSPGSNRHLALQNYIIKTFLDGYLAPFEYNFYEFNATDSTLAVREDRSLQHYQNLVKSGSVKISNFFYRLNDTFGYQNYFGIIPIFDDNHILGTLVIELKSQQYNYNSQFPEILIDGKLKNDEDYSNYSFAFYNNNKLIKQAGKYTYKIANTEFKGVYGEPVIMNEPKLGYSHLIYSASNSKIIVISKEKVNYIVRLAALSFFFLMFIIFSAALYMLIWLLKNIDKSWGGWFNINRSLMINANKILYKTRIQLSIVLSVVATLLIVGWSTFFYIRDEYRKQQEDFIREKIRKVQLSYEKQIFSTGIPEATDMAVINFNQFADINSAYLNLFDTDGNLLFTSLPKMYDYGIIGTKMEPKAYIYLKQVQRSEYSNPQETIGEFKYSSAYAPIRNAQNQTVAYIGLPYYGNEADYQSKIGLFINTLINIYALVFVAIGILAVFLANQITSPLTFIQESIRKTKLGQKNQPIIWSRHDEIGSLIKEYNKMIAALEESAVKLAKSERESAWREMAKQVAHEIKNPLTPLKLGVQLLEKSWKEKDPNFEQKFERFYRSFVEQIDSLATIASEFSNFAKMPDTKLENLKLIPIIEQTRDVFVNTKNVEIYISNLTNKEVLIQGDKDQMLRSFNNLMKNAIEAANMKEKCMIFIKITNDQHYVWVDVEDNGKGIDLDLQPKIFVPNFTTKSSGTGLGLAFVKQAVENAGGTIDFKSVTDTGTTFYLSFPLVQVQA encoded by the coding sequence TTGATTCTGGGGATATGCTGTATAGCTACTGCATTATCGTTAAAACACTCTATAACAGAAAAAGACCTCCTGCAACATGAGGCAGGTAAACTTCAGGAAAACCTTGCCTTAAATGAACAGACCGTATATGATTTCTTAGCAGATGCGCAACAGCTTGAAAGGGCCAAGCAATTTCACCTGAATGAAACATTTGCTTTGAATTATATTAGTTCCTTTGGTGCCAAAGGAATTAATATTCTGACCTACGACCATTCCGTCCTTAAATTCTGGAGTTCCTATAAAGCGATACCACCAAACCTGAATAAGGTAAAAGAAGGCTCTTCCTTTCTGCAACTAGCCAACGGCTGGTATGAAGCCATAAAAAAAACAGAAGGAAGTTATACTTTGATCTTTCTGATTGATGTCAAAGATCAGTTCAGCATTCAGAACCGGTATCTTAAAAACGGGATTGTAAAAGAATTATCTTCTTCTAATTCCCTTGCCCTGGCCTCCTTTATGGATGAACAGGTGAACGGCATTATGAACCTCGATGGTAAATTGCTGTTTGAGGTCAAACTCAAGCCTAATTACACAGAGAGCGTTTACTCTACGATACAAATCTGGCTCTGGATAGTCGGTTTATTCAGTTTCGCCCTTTTTGTCAATTCATTTTGTTCGCGGCTGGCCAAAAGAGGTTATCTGATTCCGGCTACACTGTTGCTTATTGCCTTTTTTTTAGGCGTAAGGGTTACGGATCTGGAATACGGATGGTATAACCACCAGTTCAGCCTCGAAATTTTCAGCCCTGCTATTTATGCAGAAAGTTTCTTTTTACCCTCTCTTGGAGATTTTCTGCTCAATGTATTATCCATTACCTGGGTTGTACTCTTTATGTTTACTTATAAAGATGCGTATAAGCTTCCACAGTGGATGATCAGGAGTAAAGTTGCGGGTGTATTCTTTCATGTGTTGCTGCTGCTGCTGTTTTCTGGCATTGCCTTTTTGATGAACGAGGTCTTTTTTGGTCTTATTTATAATTCCAAGATCAATTTTGATATTACCAATATTATCAATCTGAGCTGGTTAAGCTGGGTATGTATTATCATTCTTTGCCTGGTTTGGTTTAATGTTTATTTATTGGCCAATATCTGTATAGAACTAACCAGACAATTGAATGTCAGCAATAAAGAAAGGCTGATTCTGTTCCTGACAATGTTTGCTCTGTATTTCGTCTATATGTTATGTACAGATTTTACAGCTTTCTTTATCGCCTATGCCTTATTTCTGTTTATCATTTCTTACAATAGCTATATTCAGAAGAATAAGTTTTCCATAGGTGTTTTTGCTGCTGTTTTTTTCTGTCTTGCCTTTGTGTCCTCTATTAAATATCTGAAATTTAATGATATTAAGGAACGAAGCAACCGGTATGTAATTGCGCAGAAACTGCAGTCTTCAGATGATCCTAAAGTCATTAATTCAATTGAAAGCCTTGGCAATGGAATCTCCAATGATTTATTCATTACTGATTATTTTAAAAGCCCGGGATCAAACCGGCACCTTGCGTTACAGAACTATATTATCAAAACCTTTTTGGATGGGTATTTAGCCCCATTTGAATATAACTTTTATGAATTTAATGCCACTGATTCTACGCTTGCTGTAAGAGAAGACCGGTCATTGCAACACTATCAAAACCTGGTTAAATCTGGTTCTGTAAAGATTTCGAACTTCTTTTACCGTCTGAACGATACCTTTGGTTACCAGAATTACTTCGGGATCATTCCAATTTTTGACGATAACCATATTCTGGGCACGCTGGTCATCGAGCTGAAGTCACAACAATACAATTATAACAGCCAGTTTCCTGAGATCCTGATCGATGGTAAATTGAAAAATGATGAAGATTACAGTAATTATTCTTTTGCCTTTTATAACAACAATAAGCTGATTAAGCAGGCTGGAAAGTACACTTATAAAATAGCCAATACAGAGTTTAAAGGTGTTTACGGTGAGCCCGTAATTATGAATGAGCCTAAATTAGGTTATAGCCACCTGATCTATTCTGCTAGTAACTCTAAAATCATTGTGATCAGCAAAGAGAAGGTGAATTATATTGTCAGGCTTGCTGCATTATCTTTCTTCTTCCTGATGTTTATTATCTTTTCTGCGGCTTTGTATATGCTGATCTGGCTATTGAAGAACATTGATAAGAGCTGGGGAGGGTGGTTTAATATCAACCGCTCTTTGATGATCAATGCGAATAAGATTTTATATAAAACGCGTATACAATTGTCTATTGTGCTTTCGGTTGTAGCCACCTTACTGATTGTTGGCTGGTCTACTTTCTTTTATATCCGCGATGAGTACAGGAAACAGCAAGAAGACTTTATCAGAGAAAAAATCCGGAAAGTCCAGCTTTCTTATGAGAAGCAGATATTCAGCACCGGCATACCAGAAGCCACAGATATGGCCGTGATTAATTTCAACCAGTTTGCCGATATCAATTCTGCCTATTTAAACTTGTTTGACACAGATGGGAACTTGTTATTCACTTCATTGCCTAAGATGTATGATTACGGTATTATAGGCACTAAGATGGAGCCTAAAGCCTATATCTACCTCAAGCAGGTTCAAAGGTCGGAATATTCAAATCCTCAGGAAACAATTGGGGAATTTAAATATTCCTCTGCCTATGCACCGATCCGTAACGCACAAAATCAGACTGTAGCTTATATCGGTTTGCCATACTATGGAAATGAAGCCGATTACCAGTCAAAAATCGGGTTGTTTATCAATACATTAATTAATATATATGCCCTGGTTTTTGTGGCTATTGGTATCCTGGCAGTTTTCCTGGCTAACCAGATTACGAGCCCGTTAACTTTTATTCAGGAAAGTATCAGAAAAACTAAACTTGGACAGAAAAATCAACCTATTATCTGGTCACGTCACGATGAGATAGGTTCACTGATTAAAGAATATAATAAAATGATTGCTGCGCTGGAAGAGAGTGCGGTCAAGCTGGCTAAATCCGAAAGGGAGAGTGCATGGCGGGAAATGGCCAAACAGGTTGCACATGAAATCAAAAACCCACTTACTCCATTAAAATTAGGTGTACAATTGCTGGAGAAATCATGGAAAGAGAAAGATCCTAATTTTGAACAGAAATTTGAGCGTTTCTACCGCTCTTTTGTAGAGCAGATTGATAGCCTGGCGACCATTGCCTCGGAGTTTTCTAACTTTGCTAAAATGCCGGATACCAAGCTGGAGAATTTAAAGCTCATCCCAATTATTGAACAAACAAGAGATGTCTTTGTCAACACTAAAAATGTAGAAATCTATATTTCTAACCTAACCAATAAAGAAGTGCTGATACAGGGCGATAAAGATCAGATGCTGCGGTCGTTCAATAACCTGATGAAGAATGCAATAGAGGCTGCAAATATGAAAGAGAAGTGTATGATCTTTATCAAAATTACCAACGATCAGCACTATGTATGGGTGGACGTTGAAGATAACGGAAAAGGCATCGATCTTGACTTGCAGCCAAAAATATTCGTCCCTAATTTTACCACCAAATCTTCTGGGACAGGTTTAGGTTTAGCCTTTGTGAAACAGGCAGTAGAGAATGCAGGTGGTACTATAGACTTCAAATCGGTAACCGATACCGGAACTACCTTTTACCTGAGTTTCCCACTTGTTCAGGTACAGGCATGA
- the mqnB gene encoding futalosine hydrolase, which yields MKILVVAATRAELAGCCTVFELAEGNFIETPHFDLLITGVGMTATAFAMGQHLSAAGQYKLVINLGIAGCFDREIPLGSLVNIVSDEFSELGAENKDEFLTIDELGFGTGKYNGKAIPSSANLPALLPGLPEVNGITVNKVHGNKESIQVITNRLHPVTESMEGAAVFYCCTQLNIPCIQVRSISNYVEERNRDNWKIGLAIKNLNDWAIKFLTNS from the coding sequence ATGAAGATACTGGTAGTTGCAGCAACAAGGGCCGAATTAGCCGGCTGTTGTACGGTTTTTGAGCTGGCAGAAGGAAATTTTATAGAAACCCCTCATTTTGATCTTTTAATTACTGGCGTAGGAATGACAGCTACCGCATTTGCAATGGGCCAGCATTTATCCGCAGCTGGGCAGTATAAACTGGTCATTAACTTAGGAATTGCAGGCTGTTTTGACCGAGAAATCCCTTTAGGCAGCCTGGTTAATATTGTGAGTGACGAGTTTTCAGAATTAGGTGCAGAAAATAAAGATGAATTTCTGACCATTGATGAGCTGGGTTTTGGAACAGGTAAATATAATGGGAAAGCTATACCTTCATCTGCTAATTTACCAGCGCTGCTACCCGGTTTACCAGAAGTAAACGGGATTACGGTGAACAAAGTACATGGCAATAAGGAAAGTATCCAGGTCATTACCAACCGTCTTCATCCGGTTACCGAAAGTATGGAAGGTGCTGCTGTATTTTATTGCTGTACACAGCTGAATATCCCCTGTATTCAAGTGCGCAGTATTTCCAATTATGTGGAAGAAAGAAACCGCGACAACTGGAAAATAGGATTGGCTATCAAAAATCTGAACGATTGGGCAATTAAATTTTTGACAAACAGTTAA
- the fabD gene encoding ACP S-malonyltransferase — protein sequence MKAYLFPGQGAQFSGMGKELYETEMARELFEKANHIIGFRISDIMFSGTEEELKQTSVTQPAIFLHSVILAKSLGDDFKPDMVAGHSLGEFSALVAASAISFEDGLKLVIARANAMQKACELQPSTMAAILGLADDVVEKICAEIDEVVVAANYNCPGQLVISGSIEGIDIACAKLTEAGAKRALKLNVGGAFHSPLMEPARIELKEAIENTTILPPVCPIYQNVDPRPQTDPEKIKFNLITQLTGAVRWTQTVERMLADGADEFIEVGPGKVLQGLVKKVSREAQTSSAAVPV from the coding sequence ATGAAAGCATATTTATTTCCAGGGCAAGGCGCGCAATTTTCAGGTATGGGTAAAGAACTGTACGAAACTGAAATGGCCAGAGAATTATTTGAAAAAGCAAATCATATTATTGGCTTTCGCATCAGCGACATCATGTTCTCGGGTACTGAAGAAGAGTTGAAACAAACCAGCGTTACTCAACCTGCCATATTCCTGCACTCGGTGATCCTTGCCAAATCTTTAGGAGATGATTTTAAACCAGATATGGTTGCAGGACACTCGTTAGGTGAGTTTTCAGCCTTGGTTGCTGCCTCAGCAATCTCCTTTGAGGATGGATTGAAACTTGTGATTGCACGCGCAAATGCGATGCAGAAAGCCTGTGAATTACAGCCTTCAACTATGGCTGCAATTTTAGGGTTAGCAGATGATGTAGTAGAGAAAATCTGTGCAGAAATTGACGAAGTAGTCGTCGCTGCAAATTACAACTGCCCGGGCCAGTTAGTTATTTCCGGCAGTATAGAAGGTATCGATATTGCCTGTGCAAAGCTAACAGAAGCAGGGGCAAAGAGAGCCTTAAAATTAAATGTAGGTGGTGCATTTCACTCTCCGCTAATGGAACCAGCAAGAATCGAACTGAAAGAAGCCATAGAAAACACTACAATTCTGCCTCCGGTATGTCCGATTTACCAGAATGTTGATCCAAGACCACAAACAGATCCTGAAAAGATTAAATTTAATTTAATCACACAATTGACAGGTGCGGTGAGATGGACACAAACAGTAGAACGTATGCTGGCAGACGGAGCCGATGAGTTTATAGAAGTAGGACCTGGTAAAGTATTACAAGGCCTGGTTAAAAAAGTAAGCAGAGAAGCGCAAACGAGTTCGGCCGCAGTCCCTGTTTAA